The Benincasa hispida cultivar B227 chromosome 11, ASM972705v1, whole genome shotgun sequence genome has a segment encoding these proteins:
- the LOC120091428 gene encoding protein SELF-PRUNING-like, whose amino-acid sequence MASEPLVVGRVIGDVLDSFTQSMEMCVFYSNNKQVFNSHEFFPSAVATKPRVAIQGGELRSFFTLIMTNPDVPKPSDPYLREHLHCKHLHMIWIVTDILGTIDTTFGREIVSYEIPTPNMGIHMFVFVLFKQKQRQSVNPPSSRDQFNTRAFATDNDLGLPVAAIYFNAQREIAARRR is encoded by the exons atgGCATCAGAGCCTCTTGTTGTTGGAAGAGTGATAGGAGATGTTCTTGATTCCTTCActcaaagcatggagatgtgtGTTTTTTATAGTAATAATAAGCAAGTTTTCAATAGCCATGAGTTCTTTCCTTCTGCTGTTGCTACTAAACCTAGGGTTGCAATTCAGGGAGGAGAGTTGAGATCTTTCTTCACGCtg attatGACTAACCCAGATGTTCCTAAGCCAAGTGATCCTTATTTAAGGGAGCATTTACACTGTAAACATTTACATatgatttg GATCGTAACAGATATTCTTGGCACTATAGACACCACATTCG GGAGGGAGATAGTAAGCTATGAGATTCCAACACCAAACATGGGAATCCACATGTTTGTTTTTGTTCTATTCAAGCAGAAACAAAGACAATCAGTGAATCCACCCTCTTCAAGGGATCAATTCAACACCCGAGCCTTTGCCACCGACAACGATCTGGGTCTCCCCGTTGCTGCCATCTACTTCAATGCCCAAAGAGAAATTGCCGCCAGACGGCGCTAA